The sequence below is a genomic window from Montipora capricornis isolate CH-2021 chromosome 14, ASM3666992v2, whole genome shotgun sequence.
GCGTTAGGAACCCCGCCTGGAGAGAAGCGAAAGAAACTCCATGAGAAAAGATTAGCCGAAGAAAGGCAAAGACGACAATTAGAGATCAACATTGACGACAGACAACGCACTGCAGAACGCCGTGTTTATAACTATCCTTGTTTGCGTGATGACGATGGGCTGCTTCTTCAAAAACGtcaacaacatttgcaaaaGTACGCTACAAGACGGTCGATGAGATTTGGTGACGGGAATTCAGTGACACCAAGTCGATTAGCCGTGGACTCCGACCTGTATTTAGATCCCCTTTCCAGTGAATTTAACAAAAAGTTTAGTATTTATACGCGTGCTGCCTTAGAAAATGCAGATCGTGACAGAGCACATATGAGTACAAGTTACAAAGCAAATGTTTACAAACGCTCACCAGGTTGTGTATGGCTCGACAACAATGGCGAACGGCATGAAATCGTGGGACCATTTTGGCCAAAAGACCACTTGCCGCGTTATTCATGTCAGAAACACATTCACTTTATTCCAGACTTTGTTGAACGGTTGAACACGGAAGGTAAGTGTGTGAACTAGACAGAAAATGAGAAATATATTTATTGTGTAACAATGATGCATCTTACATCTGCGTCTCGATCGTCTGTTTAACTCATCACTTTGCCCTCATTTTTTGGCAATTTATTTCACTCAACAGACAACCACTCTTCCATGCTATTTGGATGAATTTTGTGAGGTATAAATAACATTAAAACGCGTTCCAATATTACGGGTCACGCATATGCATGACATCGACATTAATTTTGTGTGCAAGACGATCGAATTTCAAATCCGTCGATATCATAAAATTATTAGATCGAACGTTCTCAATGATCGAGAAATTGTGATGTTTGATTTTCCGCGCTTCTCAAATCtattttggataaaaatcatcGTAAAACTCTTGATGATTTAGCTTGCGTGTAGTTTTCGAgtgttaattattttcttacAAACAACGCTTGTTTACACTTCCCATTGATGCCATCGCatgctttgtttatttttcatgcTCTCTTTGCATGTAACTATAACTTCAAATGCAGGAACGATATCGCAGGAACGAaagaccttttcttttttcgaaAGTGGGAAAGCTTTTTTAAAGTGCGGTTTTACGTAATTGCAGGTTCCTCGGAGTTTAATGAAGCATATAATAGATGCAGCAATGGCAGATgcactaaaattaaaaacacgCTGAAAATGTGTTGAAAGATTGTTGAATGAACTTTTAAACTGATCTAAACTTTTCTTCAACATCATTGAACATAAATTTTCCTTTCGTTCCGGGAAGTT
It includes:
- the LOC138031863 gene encoding uncharacterized protein gives rise to the protein MSLKQSKDYQNYEATKAEKVKKKADDFMADARADGRWRSNREEELHREIETVSSEKAKGLFGDERERRAWLVAVKKSVEQSIQSQVRAALGTPPGEKRKKLHEKRLAEERQRRQLEINIDDRQRTAERRVYNYPCLRDDDGLLLQKRQQHLQKYATRRSMRFGDGNSVTPSRLAVDSDLYLDPLSSEFNKKFSIYTRAALENADRDRAHMSTSYKANVYKRSPGCVWLDNNGERHEIVGPFWPKDHLPRYSCQKHIHFIPDFVERLNTEGDNSNTGTMLLGNEHVLYPQVWRGNLTVYERQNKGEANHSLVVPAGCAPCLTFESRFECGNLKQAKRMFRDHLQQVRELR